A region of the Candidatus Methylomirabilota bacterium genome:
CGAGCGCTGCCCCGTCTTCGGCGGCAAGGCCAAGAGCTTCGACGCGACGGCGACGCGGGCGGTCAAGGGCGTGAAGCAGGTCGTCCAGGTCAGCAACGGCGTGGCAGTGGTCGCCGCCGGCTTCTGGCCGGCGCTCCAGGGACGCCGCGCGCTCAAAGTGGAGTGGGACGAGGGACCGATCGCTCAGGTGTCGAGCGCCATGATCAATCGCGAGTACGAAAGCGCGGCGCAGCAGCCGGGGCAGGTCGCGCGCAACGACGGCGACGCCGAGAAGGTGCTGGCCGCAGGCGGCAAGGTGCACGAGGCGGTGTACCAGGTGCCGTTCCTCGAGCACGCCTGCATGGAGCCGATGAACGCCACGGCCCACGTGAGGGCGGACGCCTGCACCATCTGGGTGCCGACCCAGAACCCCGGCGCTACCCAGGCGACGGCCGCGCGCCTGACCGGGCTGCCGCCCGACAAGATCACCGTGCACACGACGCTCCTGGGTGGGGGCTTCGGCCGCCGCGGCGAGGTGGACTTCGTCATCGACGCCGTGGAGGTGGCCAAGGCCGTGGGGGTGCCGGTCAAGGTCATGTGGACCCGCGAGGACGACATCACCCACGGCTTCTACCGTCCAGCGACCTACAACGTCTTCCAGGCCGCCCTCGACGGCAACGGCATGCCGTCGGCCTGGTTCACCCGGATGATCGGGCCAGGCATCCTGATCCAGAAGGGGCGGGCCCAGGCCGGTACCATCGACGCCGCCGCGGTCGAGGCCATGCGCAACATGCCCTATGACGTCCCCAACCTGCGGGTCGAGTGGACCAACAAGGACTTCGGCATCCCGGTCGGGTTCTGGCGCTCGGTGGGCGCCTCCCAGAACGGGTTCATCGTCGAGGGGTTCATCGACGAGCTAGCGCACCTGGCCGGCAAGGATCCCGTCGAATACCGGCGCGCGCTTCTCGGCAAGTCACTCCGCCACAAGGCGGTCCTGGAGCTGGTCGCCGCGAAAGCGAACTGGGGCGCGCCTCTGCGCGCCGGCGTCGGCCGCGGCTGCGGCGTCGTCTTCTCCTACGGAAGCTACGCCGCCAGTGTGGCCGAGGTCTCGGTGGCGCCGGACGGCACCGTCCTTGTGCACCGGCTGGTCTGCGGCATCGACGCCGGATTCGCCGTCAACCCCGATGCGGTCAGGGCCCAGATGGAGGGCGGCGCCGTCTACGCGCTCACCGCGACGTTCTACGGCCAGATCACCATCGACAAAGGACGTGTGCAGCAATCGAACTTCCACGACTACCCGATGCTGCGAATCAACGAGATGCCGAAGGTCGAGGTGCACATCCTCGACTCCGGCGAGGCGCCGGGAGGTCTCGGCGAGCCGGGCGTGCCCAGCGTGGCCCCGGCCGTCTGCAACGCGATCTTCGCCGCCACCGGCAAGCG
Encoded here:
- a CDS encoding xanthine dehydrogenase family protein molybdopterin-binding subunit, translating into MKTLLTRRTLLKGSLVAGAGLAIGFPLAGRIPGALAQTAGVFAPNQWLRIDRDGVVTIINSVPEMGQGSLTTTPMIIADELDAVLDKVRVEQAPANPALYKNPVTGTQSYGGSRGVRDHIAMWRKAAAAAREMLKQAAASEWGVPVESVDTEAGTVIHRPTGRRLPYGQLVDKAQHLPVPENPKLKTPDQFRYIGKTVKRRDTPEKVTGRAIYGMDVKVPGMLVASIERCPVFGGKAKSFDATATRAVKGVKQVVQVSNGVAVVAAGFWPALQGRRALKVEWDEGPIAQVSSAMINREYESAAQQPGQVARNDGDAEKVLAAGGKVHEAVYQVPFLEHACMEPMNATAHVRADACTIWVPTQNPGATQATAARLTGLPPDKITVHTTLLGGGFGRRGEVDFVIDAVEVAKAVGVPVKVMWTREDDITHGFYRPATYNVFQAALDGNGMPSAWFTRMIGPGILIQKGRAQAGTIDAAAVEAMRNMPYDVPNLRVEWTNKDFGIPVGFWRSVGASQNGFIVEGFIDELAHLAGKDPVEYRRALLGKSLRHKAVLELVAAKANWGAPLRAGVGRGCGVVFSYGSYAASVAEVSVAPDGTVLVHRLVCGIDAGFAVNPDAVRAQMEGGAVYALTATFYGQITIDKGRVQQSNFHDYPMLRINEMPKVEVHILDSGEAPGGLGEPGVPSVAPAVCNAIFAATGKRVRRLPINKDELKRA